A stretch of Pristis pectinata isolate sPriPec2 chromosome 26, sPriPec2.1.pri, whole genome shotgun sequence DNA encodes these proteins:
- the LOC127583226 gene encoding taste receptor type 1 member 3-like: MRFAIEEINNSTELLPGVTLGYDVADSCFEVVDVQAMFRFLSAKQGTEVEILNNYTSYQPIVIAVIGPASTDIAITIARVLGFFLVPQISYLASGEILSDKMRFPSFFRTIPSDKNQVEAMTLLIQEFRWNWIAVIGNDDEYGRKGVTKVVEMASALGTCIAYQSIISTSPEIITQVINNISSTVNVTILFSNRFIAHIFFSLVVAQNLTSKVWIVSEAISLSEEIANIPKIESTGTVIGIAIKEGQMTHFEEFLEKPLNHINSGIVPVLGLGERINSRSTCDQDCSKCHWLRARHLNSSSYEVEKRISYNVYSAVYAVAHALHNLLQCNATQCDKTQSILPWQPVYDLQRYQQ; the protein is encoded by the exons ATGAGATTTGCCATTGAGGAAATTAATAACTCAACTGAACTGTTGCCAGGTGTTACTCTGGGCTATGATGTTGCTGACAGTTGCTTTGAGGTTGTGGACGTCCAGGCCATGTTCAGATTCCTGTCAGCCAAGCAAGGAACAGAAGTGGAGATATTAAACAATTATACATCCTACCAGCCCATAGTGATTGCTGTTATTGGGCCAGCTTCAACAGATATAGCTATTACCATTGCTAGAGTGTTAGGTTTTTTCCTTGTTCCTCAG ATTAGTTACCTGGCATCTGGTGAGATTCTGAGTGATAAAATGCGTTTCCCATCATTTTTCCGTACCATTCCAAGTGACAAGAATCAGGTAGAAGCCATGACTTTACTGATTCAGGAATTCCGCTGGAACTGGATTGCTGTTATTGGCAATGATGATGAATATGGACGCAAAGGGGTCACCAAAGTGGTGGAAATGGCCTCGGCACTGGGGACCTGCATTGCATATCAGAGTATCATCTCCACCTCCCCTGAAATCATCACCCAAGTGATCAACAACATCAGCAGTACAGTCAATGTTACTATCCTCTTTTCCAATAGGTTTATAGCACACATATTTTTCAGTCTTGTTGTGGCTCAAAACCTTACTTCCAAAGTATGGATTGTAAGTGAAGCTATTTCATTATCAGAGGAGATAGCAAACATACCAAAAATCGAGAGTACTGGGACTGTTATAGGCATAGCAATTAAAGAAGGGCAAATGACACACTTTGAAGAGTTCCTAGAGAAACCTCTGAACCACATTAATTCAGGGATCGTGCCAGTCCTGGGGCTGGGAGAGCGTATCAATAGCAGAAGCACCTGTGATCAAGACTGTAGCAAATGTCATTGGCTGAGGGCTAGGCACTTGAACTCTTCATCATACGAAGTGGAGAAGAGAATCTCATACAATGTATACTCAGCTGTATATGCTGTTGCCCATGCGTTACACAATCTTCTCCAATGTAACGCAACACAGTGTGATAAAACACAAAGCATCCTCCCGTGGCAG CCAGTGTATGACCTTCAGAGGTACCAGCAGTGA